TAGAAAAAAGTATCCAGCAAAAACAAAACATAAAAACCCTTAACAATATGGACACGGATAGCAACGATAAATTAAAAGAATGAAGACATCTAATTGTTTATATCCCAACTATTGTGTGCTAATTATGCCTATTTGGATGCCTGAAATAATCATTTACATATTCCCTGGCAAAAAATCTAGGGTTAGCATTATTAAGTCCTGCGCCTCTAGTTGGTTCTCCAAATAATGCCGCTTCTAACTTGTCCGCTCTTTTAATATTATATTGATTCGCAATGTTATGCATTCTAGTGCAGTAATCGATGTACACATGATTAAATATTCTTCGATCTCTTAAAATCAGATTTCCCTCATTATTAAGCGCATACATTTGATTCGCATCCATATGTAAATCGTCAATTAGCATTGCACAATGAAAACACATGGCAAACTTATCAAAAATAAGAGGTTGAATTTCATCAACATGATTGAATCTCAGAAAATATAATACTTTTGAAATGAAGCTTTCACCAAGTCCATTTATATGATTTTCTCCTCCATTCATCATAGAATTAAACGCCTCAATAATACTATCATTGTTAGCACCTTCAAGTATATTTCTAACTTTAGCTATTTTGTTATATATACTATCTTCCCCTTCTTCAAGGATGTGTTTAAAATTATTATTAGCACCTTTGTGCCCGCCTCCCCATAAAACAGTAGTTATTAAGCCAACATAATTATTTCCTTGCTGGAAATAGTTTGCGACATCTTCTCTTGTAAGTTCATCATTAAGCAACGGTTCTATAGCAGCAAATTCGGGAAAATCATTTAATGCATCGTGAATGCTTCTAAACATATCGCCATTATTTCTAAACTTCCATTGAAAAGGTCCTTGTTCAAAATTATTGATATACTCAACATTATGTTGAATATATTCAAGAAATGTCATGTCTTCAACGTATTCCATATATTATATTTTAAAAGTTATTTTAGTCAAATTTAGCAATTTATCCCGACAGCTAATCATCCTCGTTCTAGAGGCATACGCCAAAACTCGCTAGAGGTGCACAGAGCAACCTCTGACCAGCAGCGCAGGCAAAATCTATAATCTAATGAGCATTAAAGTAAAAATACAAAGACCAACCCTATTCCAAGAAATCCAATAGTTCCTTCTTTGTAGAACCAATAGTCCTTAAATTATTCAATATGATGAATTCCGGAACAGGTGAAATATGGGATTGCAAAACAACGGGACGCTTGAGATCCTTTCTTGACCAGACTTCGTGTCCGCCACCTGTGCGTATAACTTTCAGACCTTTTTCAGTCAAAAAAGATCTGAAATCCTTAAGATCAACGTTTTGGACCTTTCCCATTAAGCAAAAGCTGGCATAGGAACACTAGTATCAACTTTTTTGAAAGGACGAGTATTTAATATTTCACTAAGAGTCTTGTTCTTAGATAAAAGATTAGAGAACAAAGGTGGTGTATATTTCTTAGATTTTTTTTGCCAGCCTAGCTGAAACAACACATCTTCAAAAGTCTTTTTATTCAGGGTATACTTAAAAAATTCGCTCATACAAACCTTAAAAGACTCCTTTGCCTCTCTTTCGTCAGCACCATAACCATAGACATCAAGGGCAGGACAATAAACAACCGTCTGACCTCCATCTTCAAAAAGGATATAAGACAGTCTTACCCTTATCTCTTTATTATTGGTTTTAATTTTTCCAGAAACTACGCCCATATTTCCTCCACCTTTTGGTGCAAATATAATTCATTTTTCGAAAAATCTTAAACACTTCCTACAAAATGTTAGCACTATTAACAATTGAAAAAATAAGCATATAGATCAATCATATTTAGGTTGGTTTATTAAAGTTAATAAAATTTTTATCCCGACAGCCCAATCCTCCCCGTTCTAGAGGCATACGCCAAACCCGCCTCAGGTCGGCGGCTTTGTGCGTGCATGTGCGCTTGCCAGGAACTCGAGGCAAGTGCACATGAATAATAATAGCTCGTCGGAAGAGCCGCAGAGCAACCTCTGGCCAGCAGCGCAAGCAAAATCTGTAATCAAGTTCTATCACACAACAAACACCAGCTTCCTCACATGGAATCAGGAATCGCAAAATCAAGTTGTGCCACAACTTTGCAAAAAGCATTGGAAAACAGCGTATTGCAGAACACCGCTAGTCAAAAGAACCTGCAAGAAAGGTCAGGCTGGATTTTGCAAAACTCGCAGGCAATCAGGCATATACAAAAAGACACCCAGCGCATAAGCAATGCTGAGCGACATTTTGCAACCGCCTGACAATCAGTTAGTTTTTCAAAGTTCTGCCACAACAGGCCACCAGTAACAAACATTTCCTAACCCCCTAGTACTCACCCACTTTTGCAAAATCCAGCCTGCGTCAGCAAACCCCCTAACGCCTCCCAAAAATCCCTACCTTTGCCCCACCAACCAACAACCAACCATCAAACAAACCAACAAACAAACCATGCACCTCATCAACACCCCTCTCCTAGACACCATCACCGCCCAAGCCAAGCAATCCCCTCGCCTCCGCATGAATCACAACTTTCATGAATCGCCGGAGTCCAAGTCTCAGCGGCTTCTTAACGCTATGGAGCCCGATACTATTATGCCTATTCACAGGCACTTGCAGTCGGATGAAACGCAGATTTTGTTGCGCGGGAAGATTGAGGTGACCGCGTATAATGACAAGAAGGAAGTTACGGAGAGGTATATATTGGGCTCAGCGACAGGTAATTATGGTGTTAATATTCCTAAGGGGCAGAAATTTCCTTACCTTTACCCCACAAAATGACCCCTACCCAACACCAATTCATATCGCTTCTTAAGTGCGGCCTGTGGGGCACGCATCCGGACCCGCAACAGTTCGCAAAAGCGGATTGGCCGGCCATTGTTAAAATGGCTAAGGAACAGTGCGTTGTGGCCCTCATCACGGATGCAATGAACGAGCTGGCGGCCACAATGTGAGTCCCCATTGACAAACCCCTTCTTTACAAGGCTCAATTTTGACGCCGTCAGGATTGCGCGTAGAAACGCACAGCTGAACGCTACGTTGGCAGAAATCACGGAGTTGTTAAATTCCAA
The window above is part of the Bacteroidales bacterium genome. Proteins encoded here:
- a CDS encoding type II toxin-antitoxin system HicA family toxin — translated: MGKVQNVDLKDFRSFLTEKGLKVIRTGGGHEVWSRKDLKRPVVLQSHISPVPEFIILNNLRTIGSTKKELLDFLE
- a CDS encoding WbuC family cupin fold metalloprotein — protein: MNHNFHESPESKSQRLLNAMEPDTIMPIHRHLQSDETQILLRGKIEVTAYNDKKEVTERYILGSATGNYGVNIPKGQKFPYLYPTK